A stretch of DNA from Sugiyamaella lignohabitans strain CBS 10342 chromosome B, complete sequence:
CCTCTTTCTGGAGACGTACGATTACAGCCACTCCGCACTCCGATCCCACTAAATCTGAGgctccaccaccagctaCAAAGCAGGGAGAACAATTGGAACGATTCCAATCGCTGGCAGAAGCTAACACTACTAATGTAAATCGTGATAATGACCTGGCCAAGCCCGATCGTCACGACCTGTCCCCAGCGGCTTGGGCACATCCTGGGTTCAACTTCATTGATATGAACAATGTCGCAGTGGCACACCATGAACCTAAGAACTTTGCTGATAAGATTGCTCGTAATGCGCTGTTGACTGTCAGATGGTGCTTTGACAAGGCAACCGGGTATAAACATCCGCCTCCTGGCCACGAAGATGATCCTAAGTATATTGTGACTGATAAACAGTGGTTGCAGAGAATCGTGTTTCTTGAAAGTATTGCTGGAGTCCCTGGAATGGTCGGCGGCATGGTTCGACACTTGCAGTCTCTGCGACTGCTTCGTCGAGATCGTGCTTGGATCGAGACCTTGCTCGAAGAGGCTTATAATGAGAGAATGCACTTGCTCACATTTATGCAATTGACTAATCCTGGTATTTTCATGAGAGGTATGCTTTTGATAGCTCAAGgcgtcttcttcaactcgTTTTTCATTGCATATCTAGTCAATCCCCGAATCTGTCATCGTTTCGTCGGTTATCTCGAGGAAGAGGCTGTTGTCACCTACACACGATGCATCAACGACATCGAGAAAGGCTTGATCCCATCATGGGACAACGCTCCTGTTCCGGATATCGCCAAAAAGTACTGGAAGATGGCTGACAATGCCACTATTAAAGACCTGCTCTACTACGTCCGTGCCGATGAATGCAAGCACCGCGAAGTAAACCACACGCTTGGCAACCTCAAACAGAACGTCGATCGTAACCCCTATGCCTTCGTTGTAGACTGCGGCCGTGAGCAACCTGCCAAAGATCTAAAATCTAACATCAGCCACCCCGTGGGCTGGGACCGCGACGAAATCGCCGCCTAATCGAATACTTTTATTGCTCATGTGCCAtggcatgcctccggcggctggggctccgccccagaccctggttgctcctgcttcgcaggaggtttGCCAGTTGAGGCTATCAAACTGTGCCAACAGAGATTTGTGGAccgcttcatcttctgaaaTTACATATACAGATCCCTATAAGCGGCGGTTACCGTGAATTTCCTGATCCGGTGCACTTGCGTGGGGACTGCCCTCGCGGCCCggaaaactcctgcgaagcaggagcaaccagggtctggggcggagccccagccgccggaggcacaccccttCCCCGTGAATGGTAGTTTTTCTCTCTTAAGACCGCCTTGATTCACCCGCGTCCGCAGCCTGATTAGTTTACAAACTCGACCTAGATTGAGTGTTTCTCGGCGTTCGAGCAAACGAGAGTGAGATTTAGTTGGTATCGACTCTGACGTTAAACCAAGTGCAGCGAATGACCATGAAAAAAGACTAATAAAAGAATAGGTCGAGACAGGAAAATAACGCAACACTTACCAGCTTTGCTCACTAAAGCGTCGAATATGTTTATCAATCCAACACGTACCCTTCAATTATTTTACAATTACTTATTTGATTTCAGAGGTAAAAGTGTCTCCCAATTATTTGTTCATGGAAGGGAAGCTGGCCTTGCAATCAGAAATAGAAAAGGCCATGTTTCTCTCTAAGTCTCGTTGCCCATGTGGCTGGCGGAGATCTACTTAGAGCCCGGCCAGgtaatttcaggggtaacgCGGCTGATCATTTACTAGCTACAATTATAAGTCTGATGAATCCCTTATAAGGTTGAAATAGAGTATTGGTTTGTCCATGTCCAACAGAACAAGATATAAAGAATATCAGTACAACACATGTTAAATAGCATAAATGGCATAAACAGCTTCTAACACGAGACAATTTTAGCAAAATAAGCTAAGCCGCCTTATCAAAAATTTAGATGCATTACAATAAATAGGAAGTTAGGTCATCCTCATCTGAAGATGTATCGAGATGGACCAAGCAGAGATCCCAACAGATTAGACCCAAACGAAGCTACAGGAGTAAATGGAATCTGATACAGAGCGATAGCCTCCGGCAGATTGTGCGGCCATCTAACCCACCATTGACCGCTTTCGGCCCCTCAGACGAACTTTCTCTAATTTTGCGATAACCTCCTTAGCCTTCTGCTTGCCCACTTTGCCATTATCGTCGTACTCTGCTAGGTACCCGGAGAGAAGCCACTGGTTATAGGTATCACTGTGAACAGGGTGGGTAGATTCCACAGCTCGTTCGAGCACATAGAGGTCTACAGCTTTATCTTCGGCCAGAGCTGCCTGACTTGCCAGTCCAAAATCAATAAGAACAGGTTTGAGGGATGCCGTAGAGCCGTGGTCAAAGTCCGTCAGCATGATATTGGAGGTAGTCAGATCACCATGCACCAAGTCCGAAAGATGCAGTTTAGCAATTTGTCTTCCTACCGATACAAGAACAGGTTTCACCATCGCAGATTCTCCGGTGCcgtttatttcttttgtatcaacagcattttcttcatcCCAGATCCACTGCTTGACGCTCTTACCATAAATGTACTCCATCCAGATGACACCCTTTCTAGGGTCTACATAGATAAGTTTAGGAACATTAACACCGATAATTTGCAACTTTTGTAGGATCCGGGCCTCAGCCAGTGTTCGATGTTTTGTTAATTGTCCGTCCAGCGTCGGGTGTCGATACGGTTTTGGAGGTCGGTACTTGATTATATATTTGTGCGTCTCGCTGCCTTGGTCAGGGAGATATGGATGCGTGTTGGTCGTATACACCAGGGCTTCTGCACCCTGGGAAAGGCTTTGGATAGCCAAAGGATCGGTTATATCTTTCAACTGCCTCTCGAGAACGTCAGTCATTATACGGGGATTCGGTCTCAGTCGTGATCAGGAAGGAAAAACTGGTGAACAAAATGCAAGTTACTTCACGGTCAATATCTGCCACTTATTGAAGTTACTAGTATCAGGACCCACTACTGCTTGTCCCCaggggctggggctctgtTCCAGATACCAATACTCCTCTTGCTTCACTCGAATAGTGCTGTAGGGGATCCAAGGATTAAAACCCAATTAATGGTATGGGAGTTGATGGCTCacgaagcgagcacaacggggtctggggcagcgccccagccgccggaggcagcaacAAGGACTAATATAGAGTGCGAAGTTGGAGGCTCAAAGCATATAAATCGGCCGTAAAAGTGCATATGATTGCGTGCAGATTGGCTCAGACCTCGAGTGACTTAAAATCTTGCGAACCCTGAGACCCTGATCGACGTTGCATGACATGCACTTCAGAATTCGGAGCTCTGTGTCGGAGTTTAATGTTATAAAAAGTTTAGTGATATAAAAATAGGCCAAAGACGCAAAGAACATTTATTGCTTGTTTTTTGGGCTTGTCATGTCTCCGATAGATTTGCACACATGTTAGCATACGTATTAAGTCTTTCTACACGGTCGCGTTACCCTATGGTATCATAGCACTGTTATGTAAGAGTGATTTTAACCGAGATTTACGAGCACTGGACCATGGTCTGGACCGTAGTTATCGGAATTACGACGACACTAGAGATCCCGGGTAGATGGATCCGGTGCAATTCCGCCTCCCAAAAAGCTATTACCCAACATGTGAAACATTTATAGAGGATCTATGCCGAGCAGGTTGTGATAAACCGCGTATTGGGAGCCGTCCATCGCCACGGAACTGCTAGCTGGTACCGTTGTTGGAGTGCATTTTATTGCGTTCGCCGTATAAGATCATGGGTCGAATATCTGAAACATTATTGCTATACCCCTATAATAACATGTCAGCATGTCATCCGATTGTAGCCGTATTATCTGCAATGGCTACGTTTGGGGATCGGTTAATGGGATTATGCCTGATGACTGAGGGGTGAGAGGTATCTTCAGAGGTATCTATCTTTAAAGTAACCTTAACAAAAAAGTCGGTTCGCTTAAACTCTTAGTATCTTAGACTGTTAAAGGCTCTCAAATCATGCTTGGTAGCTGCAGGTGAAGCTCTTGGTGAATCTGTAGTCAACTTAATGTCGGGTGCTTCATCTGGCCTTGTACCTTGTAACCAGCTTATCGCACAGTAAGAAGAGACAGATGTGATCCGAGTTTGAAGGTGGAACTCAGAGAACCAATGCACAGATCACGGAGCAAACTTGAAGGACATAATTATTTCCACGACATGCCGTGAACCACAtgtgcagcagcagctgtcgAGATGAAACGCGTTTGCAGGTCAAGAAGCAGGCACTCAGACGGCCACTGCTTTGATTACAATTGAAGATAGTCGATTTTAGCTACTTAATCTATATCCCTTAAATCCTTTTTTTAGCATCAGGAATTAGCCccctttttcaaaatagtGGTAGTTGTCTTTATCACAATTCTAACGCCATCCGAGCCATATCTTTGGCACGGCTTTTTTGTGTCAGAATACTATACACTACAGGGATCGGCATTCAGAGTTTCAGGGGGTAAATGGGATCTCGCGTCGGAATGTATACATCAATGCGCGAAGGCGTCAACcgaaaaaatattaactATAATTAATATTGGCGGCCAAATTAATTGTTGCTAAATAATCTGAGTTCCAGTACGAAATTTTGGGGCGGGCGGGGGAAAtgaatcaaaatatttgataGAGTTTGACCAATGTCTAATTTTGTAGTTGTTTCTACTTGAGGCCTCGGTTGAGTGAGAAAGTTCAATTAACAAAATATCTTCACGATCGGTCTAAGAAGTAGCTCGAAAAAACAAGTTAGAGGGATCCAGACACAACAGTTGGTACCGATGGAAACTAGTTTTCAACTCCTGGTCTCCACTTCTCGGCCAACTTCAAACATTACTGCATCGcagcaaaataataatcccCCTCTTTCACCCGCTCAATTACGTATTGGACTTCTCATTTAATCGAGTAGCAGTAACGGTGTAAATCTTAACTGTAGACGTCCATAGTATTCTGCATCGATGTGCAATATATCTACCTGTTTAGTACAATATATGCACCCCTGGTTACGCTAACACCACTAAAGCACACATCAATGAGAATCAAACAGCTCCTTAAATCTATCATCGTACCAAAACTCGGTCAATTAAGGTAGCATTAACTACTAAATTAAggatattttttggattacgaaaaagaaatctTGATGATGGTTTAGCGAACGCACTCCAACACGCTTGGGGATGCGCATCGGCCCCCTTATTTCGTGAACCggacaaaaatatataatggATCCATCTACCCCACTGGAAgaaagattttttttttggatttcttTTCATCGCCTAACAGCATAAGTTTCCTCtcctttttctctttgCTTTGAAAGCACTGTAAACAATAAAACAACCCAGCAGGTCTGGTGACTTTGTCCATTCATTCATACCCCAATCTCAAATTGTATATTTCCttttcatttattttctattcTCAATTGTTGACAAACTCATTCGTTGCATTAGCATCCACATTCATTTTATTACTTCTTCCAATGATGTTCATGAAATCTTTTATTGCATTAGCTGTGGCTATCTCAGGCGTCCGTGCTGCCTTTGACATTAATAGCAAGAACAATCTTGTTATGTACTGGGGCCAAtcttctgctggttcagAACAGTCACTTGGTGACTATTGTGCCCAAACTGCCGGTGACATTTATGTCTTGTCGTTCCTCTATGAGTTTGGGTCTGGGACTCCTTCTTTAAACATTGACTCTTGTAGTGAGACCTTTCCTGGTAGCACT
This window harbors:
- the BUD32 gene encoding serine/threonine protein kinase BUD32 — protein: MTDVLERQLKDITDPLAIQSLSQGAEALVYTTNTHPYLPDQGSETHKYIIKYRPPKPYRHPTLDGQLTKHRTLAEARILQKLQIIGVNVPKLIYVDPRKGVIWMEYIYGKSVKQWIWDEENAVDTKEINGTGESAMVKPVLVSVGRQIAKLHLSDLVHGDLTTSNIMLTDFDHGSTASLKPVLIDFGLASQAALAEDKAVDLYVLERAVESTHPVHSDTYNQWLLSGYLAEYDDNGKVGKQKAKEVIAKLEKVRLRGRKRSMVG